AGCACCTGCAGCTCGACTTCGCCTACGCGATTCCCGAGGTCGGCCGCTTCCGCGCCAACGTCTACCGCCAGCAGCGCGGCCTCGACGCGGTGTTCCGCGCCATCCCACGCGGCGGCGGCGTAGCGTTCCAACGCCTTGACCCGCGAAGGAGGAACCCGGTCCAGCAGGACATGCCCAACGCGGATCTGGCGCACCTCTTCCAGGCGATTCAAGGCGCCAACCAGGCCGGTCCACTGACGCGCCTTGGCCCCTGGCGCAATCGGTCGAGATGGCTGTGGCGATCACCCTTTGGAATTGTTAGGAGCTGCTCGAGCTGCCCCCGCTGCGCCATGGTCGGCGCGCCTCCGAGAATCCTGAAGGCTCTCGCGGCTGCCCGGTCTCGGACCCGGGCGATGAGTCGCGAGAGCGTCGTCACGCCTGGCAGGAGGATTTTGCGCTCCACCAGCCAGCTCGTCGCGGCGTCGAAGAGCAGGCTCGGACGTTCCGAGCTAACCCACGAGCGGGCAAAGAGCCAGCGCACGAGGCGGAAGTGCCCTGGTTGGGTGTTGAAGCTCTGGTAACCGCAGACTTCGCGGATCAGGTCGGCGTGCTCGTGCTGGGTGATTGGGCGCTCTGCGTAGTGCCTGAGGAGCGAGGGTCGGATGTCGAGCTGCCGGGCGACGTAGTCGACGACGATCTTCGGGACGTCGCCTGTGTGGAGGAAAGTGCCGAGGAATCGGACCGTGCCCAGCTGAACGGCGAAGCCGAGCCGATTGTGCTCTCGCCGGCGTTGGTCGATGAGCGCACGATCCGCGTCGTCGAGGTGGAAGCAGCGGGCGAGCTGCATTGGGCAGGGGTCGCCGGCGAACCTCCCGTATCGGTTCTTCTGCTCGTCGCTCAGGAAATCGACCGGCAATGCGCGCCCTCAGAGCTGTAATGGGGTGCGCGGAAAGCCGCGTCTCGTTTCGTTTGGGGTCGACATTTGAGCACCTTACTTTAAGATACGGGTTGTGAGACTGCTTCTAGCACCTCAGACGGCCTGCACGGCAGCGTCTCCTAAACGGTCGTTTAGGAGACGCCCGTGCTGATCGGCTACGCGCGGATCTCGAAGGCGGACGGCTCCCAGAGGCTCGACCTGCAAACGGATTCTCTGCGCGAGGCCGGAGTCGAGGCCGCCGCGGTTTACGAGGATCAGGCGTCCGGCCAGCGAGACGACCGTCCGGGCCTCGCCGCTTGCCTCAAGGCAGCGCGGCCAGGAGACGTGATCGTCGTCTGGAAGCTCGATCGCCTCGGCCGGAACCTCCGTCACCTCGTCAACTTGGTCCAGGAGCTCCAGGACAGGAACGTCGGCCTCCGGGTCCTGGCTGGACAAGGGGCCAGCATTGACACCACGACGGCGAGCGGCAAGCTGGTGTTCGCGATCTTCGCGGCACTGGCGGAGTTCGAGAGAGAGCTGATTCGCGAGCGAACCGTCGCCGGCTTAGCGTCGGCTCGCGCCCGAGGGCGGAAAGGAGGTCGGCGTCCTGCGCTGAGCAAGGCTCAGGTGCGCGTCGCACAGGCCGCGATGGCCAATCGCGACACCAAAGTCAGCGAGCTATGTCAGGAGCTCGGCATCACCAAGGCGACCCTCTACCGCTACGTCGCGCCCGATGGCTCTCTGCGTGAGCGAGGGGAGCGGATCCTGGAGAAAAGATGATGCCCATTCGCCGTGCCATGAACGTCTTCATCAGCTATAGCCACGATTCGGACGAGCACCGCGAGAGGGTCCCGGCGCTGTCCGAGCGTACCCCGCCCAGGGCCTGACCGTTCCGGAGGTCGGCAACGCGTTAGCCGTCAGTGAACGAACAGTCTTCCGGTACCTGCGAGCGCAGGACGAGGGCGCCGAGAGAGCCGTCCAGAGATGACATGATCGCTGGCCGACGACGAAATGGCCCAATTTCCGGCGAATCGTTGCCATACCCCTATCTCGCGGACGAACACCTTAGAGTGACAATTCTCGCGAATGTGGCTGCTACCCCATTTCGGAGCCGACGGAACGCTCCCCCGATCCCGACGCCCCCGTCTCTCGGCTGTCGGGCTGCAGAAGCAGTGAGCCACGGTCGGCGGCAGCCATCCAGTCGGGGTTGTCGTGCGCCAGCTCGCCTGCGTGGATGCGCGGATAGTCGCGGGAGTCCTCCCATGCGTCGAGGTCGGGAACGCGCGTTAGCATCGCCCTCATCCCGAGACCGATCGCGTTCAGATATGACCCCAACCGGAGGCCGGGCATCACCTGGGACGGCTCGCCGACATATCTGCGCACGAAGGTCTCGATGTCCTCGGGGTCACGTCCGGTCACTTCACGTACGTGGTCTGAGGGTGGTTGACCAAACGCGCCCGCACGCATCTCGGCCGCGAAGTGGCGCACCTGCGCGACCTGGAAAAGTGGGAAGCCCTGGGCCAAGGCAAACTTCACGAACGTCGCTTCCGGGATCGCCCGGTAGCGAACGCTACGTTCCAGCACTTGGGAGAGCACGTTGGCCACTTCCCCCGAGTCGACGAGCTTCGGCCCCGTCGGTCTGAGGCAGCGCCCGACATACCGTTCTGGATTCATGAGGGCGTGTGCCGCCACGGCACCGATGTCCTCGTTGGATGGCGGTGCGCTGAGCCCCTCGCCGAACGGTAGCGCGAGCACACCGAAGTGCTTCACCGCCGGCAGCCCGACCAGGTAAGTGAACGCGAACATCC
The genomic region above belongs to bacterium and contains:
- a CDS encoding DUF4158 domain-containing protein, whose product is MPVDFLSDEQKNRYGRFAGDPCPMQLARCFHLDDADRALIDQRRREHNRLGFAVQLGTVRFLGTFLHTGDVPKIVVDYVARQLDIRPSLLRHYAERPITQHEHADLIREVCGYQSFNTQPGHFRLVRWLFARSWVSSERPSLLFDAATSWLVERKILLPGVTTLSRLIARVRDRAAARAFRILGGAPTMAQRGQLEQLLTIPKGDRHSHLDRLRQGPRRVSGPAWLAP
- a CDS encoding recombinase family protein, which codes for MLIGYARISKADGSQRLDLQTDSLREAGVEAAAVYEDQASGQRDDRPGLAACLKAARPGDVIVVWKLDRLGRNLRHLVNLVQELQDRNVGLRVLAGQGASIDTTTASGKLVFAIFAALAEFERELIRERTVAGLASARARGRKGGRRPALSKAQVRVAQAAMANRDTKVSELCQELGITKATLYRYVAPDGSLRERGERILEKR
- a CDS encoding NmrA family NAD(P)-binding protein gives rise to the protein MPTTKPRFLVTTANGRTGSAAVNELLALGHPVRALVTRDDSRAATWRQKGAEVVVGNMFDRRDLRRALRDVQRVYHCPPFDARHLHGAMLLALTAEEAGVEVIALMSGWNPHPTHPSVMQREHWMANNLYRRLPVDVIHINPGMFAFTYLVGLPAVKHFGVLALPFGEGLSAPPSNEDIGAVAAHALMNPERYVGRCLRPTGPKLVDSGEVANVLSQVLERSVRYRAIPEATFVKFALAQGFPLFQVAQVRHFAAEMRAGAFGQPPSDHVREVTGRDPEDIETFVRRYVGEPSQVMPGLRLGSYLNAIGLGMRAMLTRVPDLDAWEDSRDYPRIHAGELAHDNPDWMAAADRGSLLLQPDSRETGASGSGERSVGSEMG